One part of the Kryptolebias marmoratus isolate JLee-2015 linkage group LG2, ASM164957v2, whole genome shotgun sequence genome encodes these proteins:
- the arcn1b gene encoding archain 1b, which translates to MVLLAAAVCTKAGKAIVSRQFVEMTRTRIEGLLAAFPKLMNTGKQHTFVETDSVRYVYQPLEKLYMVLITTKNSNILEDLETLRLFSRVIPEYCRVLEESEISEHCFDLIFAFDEIVALGYRENVNLAQIRTFTEMDSHEEKVFRAVRETQEREAKAEMRRKAKELQQARRDAERSGKKVPAFGGFGSAGMSSVSSGSVITDTIVEPEKPKMTPTPVRSSGPSRALKLGAKGKEVDNFVDQLKSEGETIIPTTGKRGSDVSKVLPPPVNVESVHLRVEEKISLTCGRDGGLQNMEVLGMVTLRVTDEKNGRIRLIINNNDNKGLQLQTHPNVDKKFFTAESVIGLKNPEKSFPLNNDVGVLKWRLQTTDESLIPLTINCWPSESATGCDVNIEYELQKDSLELNDVVISIPIPSGVGAPVIGDLDGEYKHDSRRNVLEWCLPVIDANNKTGSLEFSIAGQPNDFFPISVSFVSKRNYCDIQVTKVTHVDGDSPVKFSTETSFVVDKYVIE; encoded by the exons GTGCTGTTGGCAGCGGCGGTGTGCACGAAGGCCGGTAAGGCCATTGTGTCGCGGCAGTTTGTTGAAATGACCCGGACACGGATTGAGGGTCTTCTGGCTGCATTCCCTAAGCTGATGAATACTGGCAAGCAGCACACCTTTGTGGAAACGGACAGTGTTCGTTACGTGTACCAGCCGCTGGAGAAACTCTACATGGTCCTCATCACCACCAAGAACAGCAACATTCTGGAGGACCTCGAGACACTCAGACTTTTCTCCCGTGTG ATTCCAGAATACTGTCGAGTTCTGGAGGAGAGTGAAATTTCAGAGCACTGTTTCGACCTCATCTTCGCCTTCGATGAGATCGTGGCACTTGGCTACAGGGAGAACGTCAACCTGGCTCAGATTCGCACCTTCACAGAGATGGATTCGCACGAGGAGAAGGTTTTCCGTGCTGTTAGGGAG ACCCAGGAACGTGAGGCCAAGGCTGAGATGAGAAGGAAGGCCAAGGAGCTGCAACAGGCCAGAAGAGACGCTGAGCGCTCTGGAAAGAAGGTGCCAGCTTTTGGTGGTTTCGGCAGTGCAGGAATGAGCAGCGTGTCCTCGGGCTCCGTCATCACAGACACCATCGTGGAACCAGAGAAACCCAAGATGACACCGACTCCAGTCAG GTCAAGTGGACCAAGCAGGGCTCTGAAACTGGGTGCTAAAGGCAAAGAAGTGGACAACTTTGTTGACCAACTCAAGTCTGAGGGTGAAACAATCATTCCAACTACAGGAAAGAGAGGCTCAGATGTGTCTAAAGTTCTGCCACCACCAGTCAACGTGGAGAg CGTACATCTCCGTGTGGAGGAGAAGATCTCGTTGACCTGCGGCCGCGATGGCGGCTTACAGAACATGGAAGTTCTCGGCATGGTGACGCTCCGAGTTACTGATGAGAAAAACGGCCGCATCCGCCTCATCATCAACAATAATGACAACAAAGGACTACAGCTGCAG ACACATCCCAACGTGGACAAGAAGTTTTTCACAGCTGAGTCAGTGATTGGCCTGAAGAACCCAGAGAAGTCCTTTCCTCTCAATAATGATGTTGGTGTGCTCAAGTGGAGGCTGCAGACCACAGACGAGTCCCTCATACCTCTAACTA TAAACTGCTGGCCTTCAGAGAGCGCCACTGGATGTGACGTCAACATAGAGTACGAGCTGCAGAAGGACAGCCTTGAACTGAACGACGTTGTCATCAGCATCCCTATACC atCGGGTGTGGGAGCGCCTGTGATTGGTGATCTGGATGGAGAGTACAAACACGACAGCCGGCGGAACGTCCTGGAGTGGTGCCTACCTGTCATTGACGCCAACAACAAAACGGGCAGCCTGGAGTTTAGCATCGCCGGGCAGCCGAACGACTTCTTCCCCATCAGTGTGTCCTTTGTGTCCAAACGCAACTACTGTGACATTCAG